In one window of Episyrphus balteatus chromosome 3, idEpiBalt1.1, whole genome shotgun sequence DNA:
- the LOC129915656 gene encoding angiotensin-converting enzyme-like, producing MERIFIYLAVFGILLIALCHSAPLNSNEAEAKKFLNQTSDKLFHLFDDNAKRAYSKNSDESNSYDVREENINFSKVLKSIVENARKFDFKNFKDKELQYAFEEVVKVADDKIIGPEKFLEIHDSLEEFDNITKHKNTQVYGDKSSKKVALNHYYQKIFERCDDPMELHFYWIALRTLTGEWAKDNLDKTINGLKEAAKLSEMTPLEFWLRGFNMTDMEKFVEETRPLYLELHAFLRNQLKKKYGESVILPDGLIQAHVMDQIQYQILTNKSIIEDMFPYENLPSFDTIIKDKFTAKEIYEIAEKFYENLGFEKYPASFWGDRIRMYTSDDDDYVDEDESDEKDENDQNKQNVQTEHSENDESGGNDNEDEDEHDDEDDECSPRNHHFTPNIYLEFCEKIDYHGFLNAYADMGYIYYAKEMKDLPTYFFNYPHYLEYTIGNAVMLSASSTHNLKAIGMLPNTKIITPEVEINALLRNAIGTLVYIPLNFVNTKVMADLLTGNVKMADLNKHYWHLMEKYAGIGTPEFHESDTLDLSSDFYTEMNDNLMSSDLTNGMLSYQIYKRLCEISGKYPKEPLHLCDISGSKDAGNALKKMMRLGVSKPFYKVLATMFPENPTIRTEGILEYYAPIKNLITEKNKEANVKIGWKSSSS from the exons ATGGAAAGAATATTCATTTACTTGGCAGTTTTTGGAATTCTTCTAATTGCg CTTTGCCATAGCGCACCATTGAATTCCAACGAAGCAGAAGCTAAAAAATTCCTCAATCAAACAAGTGAcaaattatttcaccttttcGATGATAATGCAAAAAGAGCTTATTCCAAGAACAGTGATGAATCTAATTCTTACGATGTTCGAGaagaaaatatcaatttttcaaaagttttgaaaagtaTTGTTGAAAATGCTagaaaatttgactttaaaaattttaaagacaaAGAATTGCAATACGCCTTCGAAGAAGTGGTTAAAGTTGCTGATGACAAAATTATTGGACCAGAAAAATTTCTAGAAATACACGATTCCCTTGAAGAATTTGACAATATTACCAAGCATAAAAACACTCAAGTATACGGTGACAAAAGCTCTAAGAAAGTTGCATTAAATCATTATTATCAGAAGATATTTGAAAGATGTGATGATCCAATGGAATTGCATTTCTATTGGATTGCTTTGAGGACATTGACTGGCGAATGGGCAAAAGACAATCTTGATAAAACAATCAATGGATTAAAAGAAGCTGCTAAGTTGAGTG aaatgacTCCCTTGGAATTTTGGTTGAGAGGCTTCAACATGACTGATATGGAAAAATTTGTGGAGGAAACTCGACCTCTTTATTTGGAACTTCATGCATTTCTTCgtaatcaattaaaaaagaaatacggTGAATCTGTTATCCTGCCCGATGGACTTATTCAAGCACATGTTATGGATCAGATTCAATATCAAATTTTGACAAACAAGAGTATTATTGAAGACATGTTCCCATATGAGAATCTACCTTCATTCGATACGATCATAAAAGACAAATTCACGGCAAAAGAGATATACGAAATTGCGGagaaattttatgaaaacttgGGTTTTGAGAAGTATCCTGCAAGTTTTTGGGGAGATCGAATAAGGATGTACActtctgatgatgatgattatgttGATGAAGATGAAAGTGATGAAAAAGATGAAAAtgatcaaaataaacaaaatgttcaAACTGAACATAGTGAAAATGACGAAAGTGGTGGTAACGataatgaagatgaagatgaacaTGACGATGAAGATGATGAATGTTCACCCAGAAATCATCATTTTACGCCAAATATTTATTTAGAATTTTGTGAGAAAATAGACTACCACGGTTTTCTAAATGCATATGCCGACATGGGATACATCTATTATGCTAAGGAAATGAAGGATCTTCCAACATATTTCTTCAATTACCCCCATTATTTGGAATATACAATTGGTAATGCTGTGATGTTATCGGCGTCAAGTACTCACAATTTGAAAGCAATTGGTATGCTTCCCAATACTAAGATCATCACACCGGAAGTTGAaataaatgctcttttaagaaat GCTATTGGCACTCTTGTATACATTCCATTGAATTTTGTTAATACTAAGGTTATGGCTGATCTGTTAACAGGAAACGTGAAAATGGCAGatttaaataaacattattGGCATCTAATGGAGAAATATGCAGGTATTGGTACACCAGAGTTTCATGAGTCTGATACTCTTGATTTATCATCTGACTTTTATACAGAAATGAATGATAATTTGATGTCAAG TGATCTCACAAATGGTATGCTAAGTTATCAAATCTACAAAAGATTATGTGAAATTAGTGGAAAATATCCTAAAGAACCATTACATTTATGTGATATCAGTGGAAGCAAAGATGCTGGAAATGCTTTAAA aaaAATGATGAGACTTGGAGTCTCAAAACCATTCTACAAGGTACTTGCAACAATGTTTCCAGAAAATCCAACAATTAGAACTGAAGGTATTTTGGAATATTACGCTCCAATTAAGAACTTGATTACTGAGAAGAATAAGGAAGCTAATGTGAAGATTGGTTGGAAATCTTCTTCTAGCTGA
- the LOC129915657 gene encoding angiotensin-converting enzyme-like: MYKLILCTLLLGVTSTFSICDATELSNSNEIEEGKKFLLETSEKLFKFYDNLRDEQFNDNEELIFDQSQSILNESILLIDIVNQAKMFDYKNFQDNELKYAFEEIVKIADLMIIGGEQYNEIVDALDDLEEILLHENYFYAEKCDENINYDDFDILPSDWRIPETIRAKSNNSMEIQYYWGQVRKSSGKWAKENMDLILEGLRDAANLTDLSPLQFWLREYNLTEMENLMNDIQPLYNELHAFIRTDLQKKYGNSIIKSDGLIPHHLFEQVIAQVWKNGSIIEELFPYEDLPPVDYVLDRNFSPYDLYEYAAGYYEELGFTKFPSKIWGEDIIIQRNGDPYGCKADVYYSSPNVHLEFCVIRNLGQFLDAYSDMAKLYYAKEMTGLPAYYFATHDLEHAIGKAIILSASNYQSLKNNQMILNFNITDAVEMNRLMRKSIESLLNIVTDFVHVKLMADLVSGNVELKDLNKKYWELMDKYAGVESSRIDKTDSEVTDIPASFYQDMKDNTQSRKFDAEIFSYQMHKNFCELSGKYPKEPLHLCDNFGSKAVGDVLKKTMQLGTSKPFNETLAIMFPEDQRISANSILEYYSPVKKLVVEKNLEDNVKPGWKHTEEDTSVEASYDSSHICKYKN, encoded by the exons ATGTACAAGTTAATTCTCTGCACATTGTTATTGGGTGTAACTTCTACATTTtcg ATTTGCGATGCAACCGAGTTATCGAattccaatgaaattgaagaagggaaaaaatttcttcttgaaacaagtgaaaaattatttaaattttacgaTAATCTTAGAGATGAACAATTTAATGATAATGAAGAACTTATATTTGATCAATCGCaatctattttaaatgaatCAATACTTTTGATTGATATTGTTAATCAGGCTAAAATGTTTGATTACAAAAATTTCCAAGATAACGAATTGAAATATGCTTTTGaagaaattgttaaaattgcTGACTTAATGATTATCGGTGGAGAACAATATAATGAGATAGTCGATGCATTGGATGACCTTGAAGAGATACTGTTAcacgaaaactatttttatgCTGAAAAATGTGATGAAAATATTAACTATGATGATTTTGATATTTTGCCATCGGATTGGCGTATACCAGAAACAATAAGAGCAAAGTCTAATAATTCGATGGAAATTCAATATTATTGGGGACAAGTGAGAAAATCAAGTGGCAAATGGGCAAAAGAGAACATGGATTTAATTTTAGAAGGATTGAGAGATGCAGCGAATTTAACAG ATTTGTCACCTCTACAATTTTGGTTACGTGAGTATAACCTCACTGAAATGGAAAATCTAATGAATGACATCCAACCACTTTATAATGAGCTACACGCTTTCATTCGAACTGACTTGCAGAAAAAATATGGCAATTCTATTATAAAATCCGACGGCTTAATACCACATCATCTCTTCGAACAAGTAATAGCTCAGGTTTGGAAAAATGGAAGTATTATTGAAGAACTATTTCCATACGAAGATCTTCCTCCAGTTGATTATGTTTTGGATAGAAATTTTTCTCCCTATGATTTGTATGAATATGCGGCTGGGTATTATGAAGAATTAGGATTTACAAAATTTCCGTCAAAAATTTGGGGAGAAGATATAATTATCCAAAGAAATGGAGATCCATATGGTTGCAAAGCTGATGTATATTATTCAAGTCCTAATGTTCATCTAGAGTTTTGTGTCATAAGGAATTTAGGACAATTCCTTGATGCTTATTCGGATATGGCAAAACTTTATTACGCCAAAGAAATGACTGGTCTTCCAGCTTATTACTTTGCTACCCACGATTTAGAACATGCAATTGGAAAAGCAATTATTTTATCAGCATCTAATTATCAAAGCTTGAAGAACAATCAAATGATTCTCAATTTTAATATCACTGATGCAGTGGAAATGAATCGACTTATGAGAAAG AGTATTGAAAGTTTGTTGAATATTGTAACCGATTTTGTGCATGTGAAATTGATGGCTGATCTTGTGTCAGGAAATGTTGAGCTAAAAGATCTTAACAAAAAGTATTGGGAGCTTATGGATAAATATGCTGGTGTTGAATCATCAAGAATTGATAAAACGGATTCAGAAGTTACTGACATTCCTGCTTCATTTTACCAAGATATGAAAGATAATACTCAATCGAG aaaatttgaCGCGGAAATCTTTAGCTATCAAATGCATAAAAATTTCTGTGAATTAAGTGGTAAATATCCTAAAGAACCTTTACATCTTTGTGATAATTTTGGATCCAAAGCTGTTGGCGatgttttaaa aaaaacaatGCAACTTGGTACTTCAAAACCATTCAACGAAACTTTGGCAATAATGTTTCCTGAAGATCAaagaataagtgctaatagtaTCTTGGAATACTACAGTCCAGTGAAGAAATTGGTAGTTGAGAAGAATTTGGAAGATAATGTGAAACCTGGTTGGAAGCATACCGAAGAAGATACTTCTGTAGAAGCTAGTTATGATAGTTcacatatatgtaaatataaaaactga